Proteins from one Gimesia maris genomic window:
- a CDS encoding c-type cytochrome codes for MRLPVYCILLLLFMPTLLNAVEPQATPVSSIRVQPGFQVELLRSAQKDESSWISMTFDDRGRIILGLDDVGLGRITFNDDPAKTSFEKIDKTFKHPRGVLYAHHSLYVSETNGQGLHRLKDTTGDDQFDQRQLLKKLDYRSRFGHGHNQIVLGPDQNIYLVVGNDVSFPEGVSPQSPYRNPQNDHLLPNPHDAGQDNRVGYILKTDPDGKTWEIVAGGFRNQVDIAFNPAGEMFTYDADMEWDIGQPWYRPTRINHIIPGGEYGWRWGTGKWPEYYADSLPSTLNTGLGSPTGMVFGTDSSFPPRFQQAMYIADWQNGRILLVDLIPSGATYSCQYEVFLEGGPLNVCDMQFGPDGALYFITGGRGSQSGLYRVTSLSGQKTKSKPPQISKQVLRQAATARQIRRDLEQYLSRPVPEIDTLWKHLSSEDRWLRFTARRALENQAVSRWRTQAITETHPTAAIAGLIALSHQGTAEDRDTVLAALNRIDMSSLEQQQLLALLRAYQLCLIRLGSPTDAQASELKKRLSPLYPHLSSSVNHLLGELLVYLNDSQVIPQTLTLLTDTSTQEEQIRAARTLTYAKQSWTKTQQRQFLSWLAHARTFTGGKQLTERLRDIREDFLKTLSDQQREQFSKQIAELDKPLVEEELVPARPVVQEWTLSELEPHLAAVSSKRSFKSARQALLAANCLKCHRIGSTGAQVGPDLTTVGKRFDSRAILESIITPSKVMDEKYLYTVYVLTNGKIVTGRPVGVSKTTITVETDPIRQTTVPVVREEIEESILSKTSPMPANLIDVLTREEILDLLAYLKAGGDPQATAFQK; via the coding sequence ATGCGTCTGCCAGTTTACTGTATCCTGCTTCTGTTGTTCATGCCAACTCTTTTGAACGCAGTAGAGCCGCAGGCAACACCGGTCAGCTCGATTCGTGTTCAGCCCGGTTTTCAGGTTGAGTTACTTCGATCTGCTCAGAAAGACGAAAGTTCCTGGATCAGCATGACCTTTGATGATCGGGGCAGAATCATCCTGGGGCTCGATGATGTGGGTCTGGGACGAATCACGTTTAATGATGATCCAGCAAAAACCAGCTTCGAGAAGATCGATAAAACTTTCAAGCATCCGCGCGGCGTGCTGTATGCCCACCACAGTCTGTATGTGAGTGAGACGAATGGACAGGGCTTGCATCGCCTGAAAGATACCACGGGTGACGATCAGTTCGATCAGAGACAGCTCCTGAAAAAACTGGACTACCGCAGCCGCTTCGGGCACGGGCATAACCAGATCGTGCTCGGCCCGGATCAGAACATTTATCTGGTTGTCGGCAATGATGTCTCCTTTCCGGAAGGAGTCTCTCCCCAGTCACCATATCGCAATCCTCAGAATGATCACCTGCTGCCCAATCCGCACGACGCCGGTCAGGATAACCGTGTGGGCTACATTCTGAAAACCGATCCGGACGGCAAGACCTGGGAAATTGTCGCGGGCGGTTTTCGTAACCAGGTCGATATCGCATTTAATCCGGCAGGGGAGATGTTTACCTACGACGCGGATATGGAATGGGATATCGGACAGCCCTGGTACCGCCCGACCCGCATCAATCATATCATCCCCGGCGGAGAATATGGCTGGCGCTGGGGCACCGGTAAATGGCCCGAATACTACGCCGACAGCCTCCCCTCCACATTGAATACCGGCCTGGGTTCTCCAACCGGCATGGTATTCGGAACCGACAGCAGCTTCCCTCCGCGCTTCCAACAGGCGATGTATATCGCCGACTGGCAGAACGGCCGCATCCTGCTGGTCGACCTGATTCCCAGCGGAGCCACTTATTCCTGCCAGTACGAAGTCTTTCTGGAGGGAGGCCCGCTCAATGTCTGTGATATGCAGTTTGGCCCCGATGGTGCGCTGTACTTCATTACAGGCGGTCGCGGTTCCCAGTCTGGTCTGTACCGTGTGACGTCGTTGTCAGGTCAGAAAACAAAATCTAAGCCCCCCCAGATCAGCAAACAGGTTCTCAGGCAGGCAGCCACTGCCCGGCAGATCAGAAGAGACCTGGAACAATACCTCTCCAGACCGGTCCCCGAAATCGACACGCTCTGGAAGCATCTCAGTAGTGAGGATCGCTGGCTCCGTTTTACCGCGCGACGCGCCCTTGAAAACCAGGCTGTATCACGCTGGCGGACGCAGGCGATTACCGAAACCCATCCTACTGCTGCCATCGCCGGTCTGATCGCTTTAAGTCACCAGGGAACTGCCGAAGATCGGGACACCGTTCTGGCGGCTTTGAATCGTATCGACATGAGTTCGCTGGAACAGCAACAACTGCTGGCACTACTGCGAGCTTATCAGCTCTGCCTGATTCGACTCGGTTCTCCCACAGACGCCCAGGCGAGCGAACTGAAAAAGCGACTGAGCCCGCTTTATCCACATCTCAGCAGCAGTGTGAATCATCTGCTGGGCGAATTGCTGGTTTACTTGAACGACAGCCAGGTTATCCCGCAGACATTAACACTACTCACTGATACCTCAACACAGGAAGAGCAGATCAGAGCAGCGCGTACATTGACTTATGCAAAACAGTCCTGGACGAAGACTCAGCAGCGGCAGTTTCTCAGTTGGCTGGCTCATGCCCGCACTTTTACGGGCGGTAAGCAGCTTACCGAGCGACTGCGCGACATTCGCGAAGATTTCCTGAAAACACTCTCTGATCAGCAGCGAGAGCAGTTCAGTAAACAGATCGCCGAACTGGATAAGCCTCTCGTCGAAGAAGAACTGGTTCCCGCTCGCCCGGTCGTGCAGGAATGGACGCTCAGTGAACTGGAACCACATCTGGCTGCAGTTTCGTCAAAGAGGTCTTTCAAAAGTGCGCGGCAGGCGTTGCTGGCTGCGAACTGTCTGAAATGCCATCGCATCGGTTCGACCGGCGCCCAGGTCGGCCCCGATCTGACCACGGTCGGCAAACGCTTCGACAGCCGCGCGATACTGGAGTCGATTATCACTCCTTCCAAAGTCATGGACGAAAAATATCTCTATACCGTCTATGTTCTCACGAACGGAAAAATTGTGACCGGGCGTCCTGTTGGGGTCAGCAAGACCACCATCACTGTGGAAACCGATCCGATTCGCCAAACCACGGTCCCTGTTGTCCGGGAAGAAATTGAAGAATCCATCCTTTCCAAAACATCGCCGATGCCTGCCAATCTGATTGATGTCCTCACACGGGAAGAAATCCTGGATCTGCTGGCTTATCTCAAAGCGGGCGGAGATCCACAGGCAACCGCGTTTCAAAAGTAA